The genomic stretch GAGCGAGCGGCCGGCGGGCgccgaggcggcggcggcggccgagcTGCAGTTCTACCtggtgctggcgctggcgctgctgtCGGCGCTCTTGGTGCTGAGCGTGGCGCTGGCCGTGGTGGCGCGGCTgcggcgggccgggccgcccGCCGTGCTGCGCTGCCTGGGCGCGCAGCGCTTCTCGCTGGCCGGCGCCGCCTTCCCGGCCGACTTCTGCGAGGGCACCTTGCCCTACTCCTACAACCTGTGCGTGCCGCCGCCGGCCCGCGCCGTGCCCGAGGCCGCttggccgccgccgccgccaccggtGCCGGCGGTGCCCGTCCTGTCGGCGGAGGAGCTTCTGGGCGGCGATTCCTGCGAGAAGCCGAGCCCGAGCAGTAACGTCGTCGTGGGAGAGCCGCCCGCCGATGCTGGTGCACTGCAGGTGTGTAAAGCGTGAGctctttctggttttaaaactttctgaaaCGTCGTTCATGTTTTCCGAGTATTCTCTGCGTGGTGTCAGTGGGGACCTGTCATCTTTGTCTCTGCATAGCGGAGGAAGTTTGTCATTGTTTTCAGGTAACAGATTCAGCTGACAGGCTTTGACTTAATCTCTCCTTTCGGTTCGTGGCAGCATTTCTCATTGTTTCTCTGTGATTCCTGAGACtgaagtttttgtttttgtgagtTGCACAGTCCTGTCTCCGTGATGACTTGAATTCAGGAACGGGTAATGCCCCGTTCTTGTTGAGCAGGAAGCTCTTGGTGCTTACTTGGTCACAGGTTCACCTTCAGCCTCGAGGTTTTATCTTTAGAACTTGAGCTCAATAAATTAGAAAGTGTTCGTAGTATTGAAAGCAGATTGATGTTCTATGGATTGTGAACGGCTGATTCTGCATGATGGAGtccaggagaaaagaaaagccCTGACAGCAGGTGTTGGAGCTTTCATCCTTCCTGACttctttcctgggaaaatgTGTTCCTGGAATTAGAATATGTTCACAATATTGGCTGCAGATTGGTGTTCTGAGGAAAGAGAATGTCTGATTCTGCATGATGGAGTCGAcgaaaaaggagaaaaccacTGTGACCTGGTGTCGGATCTTTTATCCTTTCTGACCGCTTGGTTCAGTAAGGGGTCTGTTTGCAATCCATGTAGAGATTTACACAAACCCGTTCGTTATACTTTGTTTTGTCCCGGTTTGATTTAGAAGAGAAACGAAAGTGGACAGTTCCGTGTTCCATTCTGGGTTAGAACCGAGTTTGTCCCCCTTTTCTGAGGTGAGAATGCAGTAGTGGGACCAGATGTATTCCTTTATCAGTCCTGGCTTGCAGTTTGCCCTCTTTTGCTCTTCATCATCTCCATTTAATACGCTGGTATGAGTGTTGAATGATTTCTGTTTCAGAGATGTTGATTTTTTAAATCCTCATTACGTAGAGAATGTTTGGGATATAGTAGAACTCTCATATATCGAGAACAGCTAATTCTGTTGACTGGGAAAAACCTCTGATATTCGGAGGGATCACCTATGAGGGAGACTGTAAAGACGATGGTTTAGGCACTTGAATCATTCCCATTTGCATATTGATTAGTGGTCAGCAGTTTTAAGATCACAATTGTGCttttattctatgattctataattccTTTCTTGGAAACACTTCGTATCAGCGTGGCTAAGAAATGCATAAATGAATAGTTTACTAACGAGCTTGAAAGCTTTACACGttaatttcagaataaaaggAACCTACAATGAGTTCATGAAATGTAAAATCTCTGTTAAATAAGGAAATACCATGTTTATCTTCGGAAGGGATATCCAGGATTTGAAGTTCTGAAAGTTTCCTTTGAGTGTTTTAGCTGCATCTTTATTTGTCCCGGTTATTCAGTGCTGTAACAATTAGGTCACTGACTTGAAGAAGCATGCAATTGCTCTCGTCCCGCTTGTGTTAATGAACCTCATAATTGTGTTTATTCGGGATATGGAAACCTCCCGTTTCCATAAGGAAAGCATAAGGCTAACAATAAGCAACAGGGTAAAATACgaaaaatgtgtttgaatttACATATAATGACATTAGTATGTGTTTCGTGTCCCGTGCGGTTCAAGAACCGCGCTCACGGAATATCTCTGCTTTTCTCCCGATCGTGATGCCCTGGAGGATCAAAGGCGAGATGGGCTGGAGAAAAGCGGAGGCAGGAGATGGTGGCGGGACGGAAAGCGGCGTGTGGGTGGCGAGTGGTCCCTGTTTGTAGGCAGGCAGGGCGGGCAGCGCTCGGTGGCTGCAGTGCCGGGAGGAGGCTGCGGGCGCCGCTGTTGACCGAGAGGAGCGAGAGGAGGATCGGAGCGCTGTCGGCAGCCCCGCCCGCTGCGGCCAGGCTGGATCGCTGGATCGCTGGATTGGTGGGTGGGCAGGCCGGGCGGCGGTGTGCGATCGTGCTGCCGGTGCGGATCCGTGCGGCGGAGAGGCGGCggaggctggggcagggcccgggagcggAGAGGCCGGTGGGAAAGGTCAGCAAGCgctgggagctgagcagcagcggcagcggggAGCTAAGTTGTCGGAGATGAGCTGGGCGGGGAGGCGCTGGGGCCGGCGGCAGCGAGCTGTGCTCTGGGCCGTCCTGCTGGCGGCGTGGGAGGCGGCGTGGGGGCAGCTGCGCTACTCGGTGCCCGAGGAGCTGCCCAAGGGCTCGTTCGTGGGCGACGTGGCCAAGgacctggggctgcagctgccggCTCCTGGCGGTCGCGGCGTTCGCCTTGTAGAAAGAGGTCGGACGCAGTATTTCTTTCTGCACGAGAAGACGGGCCATTTAGTGACGGCGGAGAGGATCgacagagagcagctgtgcGAGCGTGTGCAGCAATGCGTGCTGCGCTGTGAGCTGATCGTGGAGGGGGAAATGAAATTTTTTGAAATCGAAGTGGAAATCACGGATATTAACGATAACTCCCCCAGCTTCAAGGATATTGAGATGGAAGAGAGAATGAGCGAGACGACAGCCCCGGGTTCGCGGTTTCCCCTGCCAGATGCTCATGACCCGGACTCGGGCCGGAATTCCGTGCAGAGCTACGAGCTGAGCGGTGACGAGCACTTCTCGCTGGCCGTGCAGGCGGGCCCCGGCGGCGATCAGCGTCCCGAGCTGGTGCTGGCCAAGGCGCTGGACCGGGAGGAGGCGGCGTTTCACGAGCTGGTGCTGAGGGCGAAGGACGGCGGCGATCCGGCACGGACGGGCACGGCTCGGATCCGTGTGATCGTGCTGGATGCGAACGACAACGCGCCCGTGTTCAGCCAGGCGGAGTACACGGTGCGTGTGCCCGAGGACGTGCCCGTGGGCTCTGTCCTCGTCACCGTCACGGCCACGGACGCCGACGAGGGGCTGTACGGACAGGTGAAATACTCGttaaagaaaatcacagaaagagCCTCTAAGATTTTCCAGCTGGATTCAGAGACGGGTGCGATCGCTCTGTTGCAGAGCCTGGATTTCGAGGAAGGCAACTCTTATGAATTAGAAGTGCAGGCACGGGATGGAGGAGGCCTTTTCGACACTGCCAAAATCGCGATCACCGTCGCAGATATAAATGATAACGCACCTGTGATTTCTGTGCGGTCAGCGATGACTGAGATTTCTGAGGACGCGCCATCGGGGACCGTGGTTGCCCTGCTGCATGTGGAGGATCTGGACTCGGGAACTAACGGCGAGGTTCGGTGCTCGCTGGATGGGGGCGTCCCGTTCCGGCTGCAGAGATCTCACGGCAGCTACTACCGTGTGGTGACAGCGAGAGAACTGGACCGGGAGCAGGTGTCGGAGTACAACGTGACGGTGCGGGCGGCCGACGGCGGGTCGCCGTCGCTGCAGAGCAGCGCGGTGCTGGCGCTGCGGGTGCTGGACGTGAACGACAACGCGCCGGTGTTCGCGGAGGAGCGCTACAGCGCGCGTGTGTGGGAGAACAACGCGGCGGGCGCGCTGGTGCTGACGGTGCGCGCCACGGACGCGGACTGGGGGCAGAACGCGCGCGTGCGGTACCGGCTGGCGGAGGGGCGGGTGCGGGGCGCGGCGCTGTCGTCGTACGTGTCGGTGCAGGCGGAGACGGGCGCGCTGTACGCGCTGCGCTCCTTGGACTACGAGGAGGTGCGCGAGCTGCGGCTGTGGGTGCGTGCGGAGGACGGCGGCGCGCCGGCGCTGAGCAGCAACGTGTCGGTGGTGCTGGTGATCGTGGACGAGAACGACAACGCGCCGCAGGTGCTGTACCCGCCGCTGTCTCGGGCGGCGGGCTCGGGCGGCGCGTGGTCGGGCGTGGAGCTGGCGCCGCGCTGGTCGGAGCCCGGCGCGCTGGTGGCCAAGGTGGTGGCGGTGGACGCGGACGCGGGGCAGAACGCGTGGCTGTCGTACGAGCTGGCCAAGGCGACGGAGCCGGGGCTGTTCCGCGTGGGGCTGCACAGCGGCGAGGTGCGCACGGCGCGCTCGCCGCTGGCCCGCGACGCGGCGCGCCAGagcctggtggtgctggtgaaGGACCACGGGCGGCCGGCGCTGTCGGCCACGGCCACGCTGAGCGTGCTGCTGGCCGAGAGCGTGGCCGAGCTGCTGGCCGAGCTGGGCAGCGCGGCcgaggcggcggcgccgggcgaGCCGGCCGGCAGCCTGACGCGCTGGCTCGTGCTGGCCGTGGCCGCCGTGTCGTGCCTCTTCCTcgccttcctgctgctgctgctggcgctgCGCCTGCGCCGCTGGCGCCGCCAGCACCTGCTGCCGGCCCAGAGCGGCGCCTTGCGCGGCGTGCCCGTGTCGCACTTCGTGGGCATCGACGGCGTGCGCGCCTTCCTGCAGTCCTACTCGCACGACGTGTCGCTCACGGCCGACTCGCGCAAGAGCCAGCTGCGCTTCTCGGCCGCCAGCTGCTGCGACACCCTCCCGGCGCGGCCTCTGCCCGACGAGCCCGCGCCGCTGCTCGGCGACGAGGACCCTGCCGCCGCCCTGCCCGCCGATCCCGCCGCTCCCTCGGTGAGTTGCTCTGGGCACGTTTTCTCCGACACTCGTGCTTCCTCCTGATGCTCCCGTGTCCTTTCCCCGCCCTCTTCTCTGCCTTGCCAAGGAGATTTTGCTTCCAAGCGAGGTCGAGTTTCCCTCGGTGACGTTCTTATGGCTGGAGCCCGTTGGTGTCATTCTTAGGACATGGGGTCTGTGGTCAGCCTTGCAGTTAGtggagaagggaggagggagaaggctgctgctggcaggctgTTCGTTCGGTCGTGAGTTTGGGTATTTCTCAGGTTGGAGGTGTtttccccccatgtcccctgtgcTGTGTAGAATGAGTGTTGCTCTCAGTGTTAGATCTTTTGAAGTGATGTATCACGTATTTGAGAAATACAACTTTTTCTGAGGCTGATGTGTCTTCCGAATAGCACATGTGCTTGGATAGGCTGAATGTGTCTTGATCAAAATGCTGATGGCTTTGCGTGGAACTTCTCTCCTCTTGTTCTCATCTTTCGTTATTCTCCTTGATTCATAGTGGAGGTTGGCAGGAAAAGTCTTTGCGTCATCCATGCTTTGATCTTTGTCCTCCATAGTGAACTCGGCCTGGCAAGATGCGTTCCTTGATGATGTTTCTGTGTGCCTGGTATGAAGATGATGGATCCTCTCAGAAGTTGTGGCTCTTTGAAAAGGCTGTGGGTGTATGTTTGTGGAGGAGGAAATGCAAGAGGAAATGGCAGAactgctttgtttctttctggaatttgaagGCTGTGCTATGGCAAATGGAGCTGGATGAGCCCTGGCTATAAAGTGTTTAACATGCCTAGAGAATTGGGTGGATGGGAAGGGAGAGATTTAATTTGCAACAGGAGATAAAAGGTGGGCATAATTCCCCCTGTGCAGATATTCACTGACTCCATCTCTCTTGGAAGACTGCTCGGCTTTTCCTTTTCGAGCTATGAAGTCTCTTCCCAGAACTTGAATGAGCAGGCAAATGTCGCTTCCATAGTGCAGAGATGGAAAGATGGCTGTGTGAAATTGGTGGTGTGAAGAGAAATGGTGTGGGGAAGTGGGCCTCCAGTGTCACGTGTTTTGAAGCTGTGTGGGTGAAAGAAGGCCATGGATGATGGGAAGGGTTGGAAATTGGAGTTGTGTGAGCTGTGCATGAATGTCTGCTGCAAGCCTGAAGGGAATGTTTTCCTCCATTCCCTGTCCAGTTCATATCTCCAGCATGAACCAACGTGGGGTTTTTCCTGTGAATGTCATTGTCTAAAGGATCTGTGTAGCAGGTGGCTGGAGAGGCCTGGGAGGTTCTTGCAAAGTATTTGCATCCCATCATAATTGTGTCACTGAAAAGCTTCACTTGGCGCTTATGGAAGATGCCGTATGGGAGGAGCAAGCAATGTCTTCATTGCCTGTAAAGAACGTTATTGATCATCTGCTGTGAGTTATATAACCCAGAAGAGTGTTGGGAGCTCTTCAATCCTGCAGGTGTCAACTTTCTGTCTCGCTCTTCTGATGATCTGAAAATGGATCTTTCATATTTAGAGGTGAAAAGAGTGAGACTTTCTTGGACAGGTTTCTGGAAATTATCTCTGtaagaaatgctttttcatgtcctgTGGCTTGGGTGAGAAGTCAAATATTATCCATGGTAAGGAGATCCTGTGTGAGCCAGTTTCCCTTTAGTGGAGTCTGTGTAAATTCTGAAGATCTGTGATAAGCATGGGAGCTGTGAAGAGTTATGAGGGAGTGTTTGGGATGTGGTGTGTGAGGAGGTAGTGGAGGAGACATGGCATGTGTTGTGTTGATGCCCAGGGCTATTGGTGGCCTGATGAAAATGAGTCAGGAGGAGTCTCATGGTTTGATCTCGTGTGGTTTTGGCTCAAATGGTGCAGTTTGTGTTCCATATTCTGTTGCATCAAGAGTGGTGGTCACCCATGTTGTGAGGAGTGGATGTGGTGAAGAATGGTGATGTTGGCTTTGAGGTGATGCTTGGATGGCTGGGTCTttgccagagctgctgaaaaTTGATGGCCTCTGTAACATTTTACACTTGTTCCAATAATTGGGAGGATCAGAATGATCTCATTTGTGATGCTAGGGATCTGAGAAACTGTGCACGTAAGTTTCCTTCTAATGATGTCTGCATTCAATCTTTGCTTTCATGTTCTGTTTGGGCAGAGAGAAGAAGTCTGTCTATGCAGAGacagggctggtgctggtgtTCACTGTGATATAGTTccaaatgaatgaatgaatggtGTCAAGAGGTGTTTATCCTAGTAGTTAGATGAGGCTGAGAGTTGTGGTTCCAAGgtttttctttgtcttcctaTGCAAGGAAATGAGTGTTTGGTGTGTGTGTATTGAGCTCCTGTGTGAGGCCTCATGTGCATTAGTTACAATCGAGTTTCCTGTGTTGTGTATGTGTTAGAGTTGAGACAATCTGAAATGTGAGGCCATGATGGATACTCTGCTGGTGTTTTTCCATTCTTGGCTGGTTTGATTAACTTTTTTTGGctgatttgtttggtttgggttgatt from Poecile atricapillus isolate bPoeAtr1 chromosome 13, bPoeAtr1.hap1, whole genome shotgun sequence encodes the following:
- the LOC131584209 gene encoding protocadherin gamma-A10-like, giving the protein MSWAGRRWGRRQRAVLWAVLLAAWEAAWGQLRYSVPEELPKGSFVGDVAKDLGLQLPAPGGRGVRLVERGRTQYFFLHEKTGHLVTAERIDREQLCERVQQCVLRCELIVEGEMKFFEIEVEITDINDNSPSFKDIEMEERMSETTAPGSRFPLPDAHDPDSGRNSVQSYELSGDEHFSLAVQAGPGGDQRPELVLAKALDREEAAFHELVLRAKDGGDPARTGTARIRVIVLDANDNAPVFSQAEYTVRVPEDVPVGSVLVTVTATDADEGLYGQVKYSLKKITERASKIFQLDSETGAIALLQSLDFEEGNSYELEVQARDGGGLFDTAKIAITVADINDNAPVISVRSAMTEISEDAPSGTVVALLHVEDLDSGTNGEVRCSLDGGVPFRLQRSHGSYYRVVTARELDREQVSEYNVTVRAADGGSPSLQSSAVLALRVLDVNDNAPVFAEERYSARVWENNAAGALVLTVRATDADWGQNARVRYRLAEGRVRGAALSSYVSVQAETGALYALRSLDYEEVRELRLWVRAEDGGAPALSSNVSVVLVIVDENDNAPQVLYPPLSRAAGSGGAWSGVELAPRWSEPGALVAKVVAVDADAGQNAWLSYELAKATEPGLFRVGLHSGEVRTARSPLARDAARQSLVVLVKDHGRPALSATATLSVLLAESVAELLAELGSAAEAAAPGEPAGSLTRWLVLAVAAVSCLFLAFLLLLLALRLRRWRRQHLLPAQSGALRGVPVSHFVGIDGVRAFLQSYSHDVSLTADSRKSQLRFSAASCCDTLPARPLPDEPAPLLGDEDPAAALPADPAAPSVSCSGHVFSDTRASS